One segment of Aulosira sp. FACHB-615 DNA contains the following:
- a CDS encoding vitamin K epoxide reductase family protein: protein MIRRRSTPWIHKWSRPIIAAIAGCGTLVTGYLTIEKLTGGSAACIAQAGTRGCNDVLSSPWGTVFGQPLALFGCLAYISMVIFALAPLVINSENSNQRKQIENWTWLLLLVGAIAMSVFSGYLMYVLAFQIKALCPYCLASAFFSLSLLTLTILGRTWEDIGQILFTALIVAMVTLIGTLGVYAGVNTSQTPGSTGQQRISFIPTPAQTPNPEYGWEITTNSGEAEIALAQHLAKVGAKEYVAYWCPHCHEQKLIFGKEAYQIINEKVKVECAGDSPKGKPELCRAANIQAFPTWIINGQTYSGVQNLTELAKITGYTGPTNFKYFK, encoded by the coding sequence ATGATTCGCCGCCGTTCTACTCCTTGGATTCATAAATGGTCGCGCCCAATAATTGCCGCGATCGCCGGATGTGGTACTTTAGTCACTGGCTATCTCACCATTGAAAAGTTAACAGGAGGCAGCGCCGCCTGCATAGCACAAGCTGGCACGAGAGGTTGTAATGACGTACTTTCCAGCCCTTGGGGTACGGTTTTCGGTCAGCCATTGGCATTATTTGGATGTTTAGCATATATCAGTATGGTGATATTTGCTTTAGCGCCCTTAGTTATCAACTCTGAGAACAGCAACCAGCGTAAACAAATCGAAAATTGGACTTGGCTGCTGTTGTTGGTGGGAGCAATTGCCATGTCTGTGTTCAGTGGCTATTTAATGTATGTGCTGGCTTTTCAAATCAAAGCCTTGTGTCCTTACTGTTTAGCCTCGGCATTCTTCTCCCTCAGTTTGTTAACTCTCACAATTCTGGGACGTACCTGGGAAGATATCGGACAAATTTTATTTACGGCTTTGATTGTGGCAATGGTGACACTGATTGGGACTTTGGGTGTGTATGCAGGTGTGAATACATCACAAACGCCTGGTTCCACCGGACAACAAAGAATTTCATTTATCCCGACACCGGCACAAACGCCTAACCCGGAATACGGTTGGGAAATCACCACCAACTCTGGAGAAGCCGAAATCGCCCTAGCACAACATTTAGCCAAAGTCGGTGCGAAAGAATATGTTGCCTACTGGTGTCCTCATTGCCACGAACAAAAGCTAATTTTTGGTAAAGAAGCTTACCAAATTATTAACGAGAAAGTGAAGGTTGAGTGTGCAGGCGACAGTCCTAAAGGTAAACCAGAATTGTGCCGCGCTGCAAACATCCAAGCCTTCCCGACTTGGATTATTAATGGTCAAACTTATAGTGGCGTGCAAAACCTCACAGAACTAGCCAAGATTACTGGTTATACCGGCCCAACAAATTTTAAATATTTTAAGTAA
- a CDS encoding DEAD/DEAH box helicase: MNLSFIELGISQERAEQLEKIGFTAPTNIQIQAIPQLLSGRDVVGQSQTGTGKTAAFSLPILERLDVSQRAVQAVVLTPTRELAIQVHDAVSQFIGNSGLRALAIYGGQSIDRQIMQLKRGVHIVVGTPGRVIDLLERGSLKLDQVKWFVLDEADEMLSMGFIDDVERILSQAPQERQTALFSATMPPSIRMLVNKFLRSPVTVTVEQPKAAPNKINQVAYLIPRHWTKAKALQPILEMEDPETALIFVRTRRTAAELTNQLQAAGHSVDEYHGDLSQQARERLLTRFRNRQVRWVVATDIAARGLDVDQLSHVINYDLPDSVETYVHRIGRTGRAGKEGTAITLVQPFERRKQQIFERHNRQSWQLLSIPTRAQIEARHINKLQEQVREALSGERLASFLPIVSELIEQYDAHAIAAAALQLAYDETRPAWLSSEVEVPEEVPVAKPKIMKRREFSGDRNRSWNKSDANNGDEGRSTPKPKLRSGRREAPVSANQKLGSSGARESAS; this comes from the coding sequence ATGAATCTTTCGTTTATTGAACTAGGAATTTCCCAAGAACGCGCTGAACAATTAGAAAAAATTGGTTTTACCGCACCGACTAACATTCAAATCCAAGCTATTCCCCAACTGTTGTCAGGTCGGGATGTAGTAGGACAGTCTCAAACTGGTACAGGCAAAACAGCAGCCTTTTCTCTACCAATTTTAGAACGGCTGGATGTTAGCCAAAGAGCCGTGCAAGCTGTAGTTTTAACCCCAACCCGCGAATTGGCAATTCAAGTCCATGATGCTGTTAGCCAATTTATTGGTAACAGTGGCTTACGGGCTTTAGCAATTTACGGTGGTCAATCAATTGACCGTCAAATTATGCAGCTCAAACGCGGCGTTCACATTGTTGTCGGCACTCCCGGCCGGGTGATTGACTTGCTAGAGCGCGGTAGCTTGAAATTAGATCAAGTCAAGTGGTTTGTGTTAGATGAAGCCGATGAAATGTTGAGCATGGGCTTTATCGATGATGTGGAGAGAATTTTGTCCCAAGCACCCCAAGAACGGCAAACAGCATTGTTTTCTGCCACAATGCCCCCGTCAATTCGGATGTTGGTGAACAAGTTTTTGCGATCGCCTGTTACCGTTACTGTTGAGCAACCAAAAGCTGCACCCAACAAAATTAACCAAGTAGCTTACTTAATTCCCCGCCACTGGACAAAAGCCAAAGCATTACAGCCAATTCTGGAAATGGAAGATCCAGAAACAGCTTTAATCTTTGTGCGTACCCGCAGAACTGCGGCAGAACTCACCAACCAACTGCAAGCTGCTGGTCACAGCGTGGATGAATATCACGGTGATTTGTCCCAACAAGCCAGAGAACGGTTATTAACCCGCTTCCGTAATCGCCAAGTGCGCTGGGTAGTCGCCACTGATATTGCTGCACGCGGTTTAGATGTTGACCAACTATCCCACGTCATTAACTACGACTTACCCGATAGCGTAGAAACCTACGTGCATCGCATTGGTCGGACTGGTCGTGCTGGTAAAGAAGGTACAGCCATTACCTTGGTTCAGCCTTTTGAGCGTCGCAAACAGCAAATATTTGAGCGTCATAACCGTCAAAGCTGGCAATTACTGTCTATTCCCACCAGGGCGCAAATTGAAGCACGGCACATCAACAAATTGCAAGAACAAGTCAGAGAAGCCCTAAGCGGTGAAAGACTGGCTTCCTTCTTACCGATTGTCAGCGAATTGATTGAACAGTATGATGCTCATGCGATCGCTGCTGCGGCACTGCAACTTGCTTATGATGAAACCCGTCCCGCTTGGTTAAGCTCTGAGGTGGAAGTTCCCGAAGAAGTTCCCGTCGCTAAACCCAAAATCATGAAGCGTCGTGAATTTTCTGGTGACAGAAACCGTTCTTGGAACAAATCAGATGCTAACAACGGTGACGAAGGACGCTCCACACCCAAGCCCAAACTACGCTCAGGTCGTCGTGAAGCCCCCGTTTCTGCCAATCAAAAGCTAGGTTCTTCTGGCGCGAGAGAAT
- a CDS encoding NADPH-dependent oxidoreductase, with amino-acid sequence MSNPTELLQSRYGELPFNSQIDWNESLTTLLSHRSIRSYLSDPLPPGTLEILVTAAQSASTSSNLQTWSLVAVEDSQRKEELSKLAGNQAHIRQAPLFLVWLADLARLSYVADSRGISREALDYLEMFVMATVDATLAAQNATIAAESLGLGTVYIGGIRNRPEEVARILNLPSSVYAVFGLCVGYPNPEVNAAIKPRLPQSAVLHRETYKLAEQDEAIAHYNDIIKQFYTEQQMNIAGDWSQHSSERIATVESLRGRDRLREALNNLGFQLR; translated from the coding sequence ATGAGCAATCCTACAGAACTTTTACAATCGCGCTATGGTGAACTTCCTTTTAATTCCCAAATTGATTGGAATGAATCACTGACAACCTTACTATCTCATCGTTCCATCCGTTCTTATCTCAGTGATCCTCTACCACCAGGAACACTAGAAATTTTAGTCACAGCCGCGCAGTCTGCATCGACATCTTCTAATCTGCAAACCTGGAGTTTAGTGGCCGTTGAAGATTCCCAACGTAAAGAAGAACTATCAAAACTAGCGGGTAATCAAGCACATATTCGACAAGCACCGCTATTTTTGGTTTGGTTAGCAGACTTGGCGCGACTGAGTTATGTTGCCGATAGTCGCGGTATCAGCCGTGAAGCTTTAGACTATTTAGAAATGTTTGTTATGGCAACTGTGGATGCTACCTTAGCTGCTCAAAACGCCACGATCGCAGCTGAATCTTTAGGCTTGGGAACGGTATACATCGGTGGGATTCGCAACCGCCCAGAAGAAGTAGCACGCATCCTCAACTTACCTTCATCTGTATATGCGGTATTTGGTTTATGTGTGGGTTATCCCAACCCCGAAGTAAATGCAGCCATCAAACCACGTCTACCACAGTCAGCAGTGCTGCATCGAGAAACATATAAATTAGCTGAACAAGATGAAGCGATCGCCCACTACAACGACATCATCAAACAGTTTTATACTGAACAACAGATGAACATTGCTGGGGATTGGTCACAACATTCTTCAGAGCGCATTGCCACAGTAGAATCTTTAAGAGGACGCGATCGACTGCGTGAAGCCTTAAATAATCTTGGTTTTCAGTTGCGATAA
- the rimO gene encoding 30S ribosomal protein S12 methylthiotransferase RimO: MGEKPTIAISHLGCEKNRIDTEHMLGLLVEAGYGVDTNEELADYVIVNTCSFIEAAREESVRTLVELAEANKKIVITGCMAQHFQEQLLEELPEAVAVVGTGDYHKIVNVIERAEQGERVKQISAEPTYIADETTPRYRTTTEGVAYLRVAEGCDYRCAFCIIPYLRGNQRSRTIESIVAEAEQLASQGVKEIILISQITTNYGLDIYGKPKLAELLRALGKVDIPWIRMHYAYPTGLTPDVIAAIQETPNVLPYLDLPLQHSHPEILRSMNRPWQGRVNNEIIERIKTALPEAVLRTTLIVGFPGETEEHFEHLLNFVQQHEFDHVGVFTFSPEAGTPAYSLPNQLPQEIMDERRQKIMEIQQPISWQKNQQEVGKIVDVLIEQENPESGELIGRSSRSSPEVDGLVYVTGAAKLGTIVPVAIRSADTYDLYGQVALSPT, from the coding sequence ATGGGTGAAAAGCCAACAATAGCAATATCTCATTTGGGCTGCGAAAAAAATCGAATAGATACAGAACACATGCTAGGGCTGCTGGTAGAAGCAGGTTATGGCGTAGATACAAACGAAGAGTTAGCAGATTACGTTATCGTTAATACTTGTAGTTTTATTGAAGCAGCAAGAGAAGAATCTGTCAGAACTTTAGTAGAATTGGCAGAGGCTAATAAAAAAATCGTGATCACAGGCTGCATGGCGCAGCATTTCCAAGAGCAATTATTGGAAGAGTTGCCCGAAGCCGTAGCCGTGGTTGGTACAGGTGATTATCACAAGATCGTCAATGTGATCGAGCGAGCTGAACAAGGAGAGCGCGTTAAACAAATTAGCGCCGAACCAACTTACATCGCCGATGAAACCACACCGCGTTACCGCACGACAACAGAGGGTGTTGCCTACCTGAGAGTGGCTGAAGGATGCGATTATCGGTGTGCGTTTTGTATTATTCCGTATCTGCGAGGTAATCAGCGATCGCGTACCATTGAATCAATTGTGGCCGAAGCCGAGCAGTTAGCCAGCCAAGGCGTAAAAGAAATCATTTTGATTTCTCAAATTACTACTAACTACGGATTGGATATTTACGGTAAGCCCAAACTCGCCGAATTACTCCGAGCCTTGGGGAAAGTGGACATACCTTGGATTAGGATGCACTATGCCTATCCCACAGGATTGACCCCAGATGTGATTGCGGCAATCCAAGAAACACCCAACGTCTTACCTTACTTGGATTTGCCATTGCAACACTCTCATCCAGAGATTCTGCGCTCCATGAACCGTCCTTGGCAAGGGCGAGTCAACAATGAAATTATTGAGCGCATTAAAACTGCACTACCAGAAGCTGTATTACGGACAACCTTGATTGTTGGTTTTCCCGGCGAAACAGAAGAACATTTTGAGCATCTACTCAACTTCGTGCAGCAGCATGAATTTGACCATGTTGGTGTTTTTACCTTTTCACCAGAAGCAGGAACCCCCGCCTACAGTTTGCCCAATCAGTTACCCCAGGAAATTATGGACGAGCGGCGGCAGAAAATCATGGAAATTCAGCAGCCCATTTCTTGGCAGAAAAATCAACAGGAAGTCGGCAAAATCGTTGATGTCCTGATTGAGCAAGAAAATCCTGAAAGTGGGGAATTAATTGGTCGTTCTAGCAGAAGTTCGCCCGAAGTTGATGGTTTGGTGTATGTCACAGGTGCAGCAAAATTAGGAACCATTGTGCCTGTTGCAATTCGCAGTGCGGATACTTATGACCTCTACGGTCAAGTCGCCCTCAGTCCCACATAG
- a CDS encoding CHASE2 domain-containing protein, with protein sequence MNKQLDKHFVRLFLSWNLQQSLERKYKELVVAGIVATCIILLRFVGVFQSLELAGLDQFFRLRPTEEPEERITIVAIDEDSLRRVGSWPIPDGVIANLLQKVQVHQPRVIGLDIYRDLAVNPGHQELVNLYSSMPNLIGIQLLNQNRNMRVLPPLKLNPNQVGFNNLLYDYDGKVRRNLLYLHMNDQHYESFALKLALLYLQDQKITPKKAAKNSDYVRLGKAILTRFQANDGGYVRADDRGYQILSNFPKPSCKKVAGEFCNFRQISMSDVLDGKVPVSWIRDRIVLIGSTAPSLQDFAFIPYSSQMLGTTKPVAGIELQAYFVSELISSALTGRPLLRVWAKLWECLWIFTWSYLGSLIIWQIKTFSKSIPSILVSLFILFLSSYLAFLLGWWLPLIPATLGLSSASIWMIIHIAYMQEELKRSKEFLHQVINSIPDPIFVKNEKHQWIVLNDAYCQFIGYPDSLLLEKSYYEFFPRHEADVFREQDDLVFLTQKPRENEEEFTNAAGQTHLIATKRSLHKDAAGNFFLVGVIRDITQRKLMEEELRRTAAELFRSNTELKLKEDHLRYLAYHDPLTGLSNRKFFLEQLQESLQWSQNNNLLLGLLFIDLDGFKHINDTLGHDMGDRLLVIVSQRLSNCLRGSDTVSRLGGDEFTVILRAIPEVSVAARVAEKILASLTEPIVLSGYTTKVSASIGISVYPTNSQDAETLIKQADSAMYRAKHLGKNRYELT encoded by the coding sequence ATGAATAAGCAGCTAGACAAGCATTTTGTCAGGTTATTTTTGAGTTGGAACCTGCAACAGTCACTTGAGCGAAAATATAAAGAATTAGTTGTTGCTGGTATTGTGGCGACCTGCATTATATTGTTACGCTTTGTCGGAGTGTTTCAATCCTTAGAGTTAGCCGGGTTGGATCAATTTTTTCGCTTACGTCCAACCGAAGAACCAGAAGAACGGATCACGATTGTAGCAATTGATGAAGATTCTTTGCGGCGAGTGGGTTCTTGGCCGATTCCTGATGGCGTGATTGCTAATTTATTGCAGAAAGTACAAGTGCATCAACCTCGTGTGATTGGCTTAGATATATATCGAGATTTAGCAGTCAATCCAGGACACCAAGAACTAGTTAATCTTTATAGTTCAATGCCAAATTTAATCGGTATTCAACTATTAAACCAGAACCGCAATATGCGTGTTCTGCCGCCTCTAAAACTGAACCCAAACCAAGTTGGTTTTAATAATTTACTGTACGACTATGATGGCAAAGTCAGGCGGAATTTGTTGTATCTTCACATGAATGATCAACACTATGAAAGTTTTGCCTTAAAGTTAGCATTACTCTATTTACAAGACCAAAAAATTACCCCAAAAAAAGCTGCTAAAAATAGTGATTATGTCCGATTAGGCAAGGCTATACTTACCCGTTTTCAAGCCAATGATGGTGGTTATGTGAGGGCAGACGATCGCGGCTATCAAATTTTATCTAATTTTCCTAAACCATCATGTAAAAAAGTTGCTGGTGAATTTTGTAATTTCCGTCAAATCTCTATGAGTGATGTTTTAGATGGCAAAGTGCCAGTTAGTTGGATACGCGATCGCATTGTGTTGATTGGTTCCACTGCTCCCAGTTTGCAAGACTTTGCATTTATTCCCTACTCTAGCCAAATGTTAGGTACAACCAAGCCAGTAGCAGGGATTGAACTGCAAGCTTACTTTGTGAGTGAGTTAATCTCCTCTGCTTTGACAGGAAGACCATTATTAAGAGTTTGGGCGAAATTATGGGAGTGTTTATGGATTTTTACTTGGTCTTATTTGGGTTCGTTAATCATTTGGCAGATTAAGACTTTTAGTAAAAGTATTCCCAGTATTTTAGTATCTTTATTTATACTTTTTTTAAGTAGTTATCTAGCTTTTTTACTGGGTTGGTGGCTACCATTAATCCCGGCAACTCTTGGCTTGAGTAGCGCCTCAATTTGGATGATTATTCATATTGCATATATGCAGGAAGAATTGAAACGCTCTAAGGAGTTTTTGCATCAAGTCATTAATTCTATTCCTGACCCCATTTTTGTCAAAAATGAAAAACATCAGTGGATTGTCTTAAATGATGCTTACTGCCAATTCATTGGTTATCCTGATAGTCTGTTGCTGGAAAAGTCATATTATGAATTTTTCCCACGCCATGAAGCTGATGTTTTTCGAGAACAAGATGATTTAGTATTTCTCACCCAAAAACCGCGCGAAAATGAAGAAGAATTTACTAATGCTGCGGGTCAAACCCATCTAATTGCTACGAAGCGATCGCTCCACAAAGATGCGGCTGGTAATTTTTTCTTAGTGGGAGTGATTCGAGATATTACCCAGCGCAAGCTGATGGAAGAAGAACTACGACGCACTGCGGCTGAGTTATTTCGCTCTAATACAGAATTAAAACTCAAAGAAGACCATTTACGGTATCTGGCTTATCACGATCCCCTGACAGGCTTATCGAATCGCAAATTCTTTCTTGAACAACTTCAAGAATCTTTACAATGGTCGCAAAACAACAACTTGTTGCTGGGACTGCTGTTTATTGACTTGGATGGCTTTAAACATATTAACGATACTTTGGGGCATGATATGGGCGATCGCTTGTTGGTGATTGTTTCCCAAAGACTCAGTAATTGTTTGCGCGGTAGTGATACTGTCTCCCGGCTGGGTGGTGATGAATTTACAGTCATTCTCCGCGCAATTCCTGAAGTTTCAGTGGCGGCTAGAGTTGCAGAAAAAATTCTCGCCAGCCTAACCGAACCAATTGTGCTATCAGGATACACCACTAAAGTTTCTGCCAGTATTGGCATCAGTGTTTATCCGACAAATAGCCAAGATGCAGAAACCCTGATTAAACAAGCCGATTCAGCTATGTACCGGGCTAAACACTTAGGTAAAAACCGATATGAGTTGACTTGA
- a CDS encoding RRXRR domain-containing protein: MTKVLILDANQQPLSPVRISHARALLSQGRATVFQRYPFTIILKESFSQIQLEQLGFKLQLSTVVTKHKKAGMDTSSFGKRSYR, translated from the coding sequence ATGACTAAAGTTTTAATTCTTGATGCTAATCAACAACCCCTATCTCCAGTACGCATCAGTCATGCCAGAGCATTATTGTCTCAAGGAAGAGCAACTGTCTTTCAAAGATATCCCTTCACAATTATTTTGAAAGAGTCTTTTTCGCAAATCCAGCTAGAGCAGCTTGGTTTTAAACTCCAACTCAGTACTGTTGTTACCAAACACAAAAAAGCGGGGATGGATACAAGTTCCTTTGGCAAGCGCAGTTATCGTTAA
- the btpA gene encoding photosystem I biogenesis protein BtpA → MDLYQTFKTRTPIIGVVHLLPLPTSPRWGGSLKAVIDRAEQEATALASGGVDGIIVENFFDAPFTKNQVDPAVVSAMTVVVQRIQNLVTLPIGLNVLRNDAKSAIAIASCVRAQFIRVNVLTGVMATDQGLIEGEAHQLLRYRRELGSDVKILADVLVKHARPLSSPNLTVAVQDTIERGLADAVILSGWATGSPPTEEDLELASGAAKGTPVFIGSGADWENVATLLQAADGVIVSSSLKRHGRIEQPIDPIRVSQFVEAAHRTWNSKSPSKSTQQIKLHS, encoded by the coding sequence GTGGACTTATATCAGACCTTTAAAACTCGTACACCAATTATTGGCGTAGTTCACCTACTGCCATTACCCACCTCACCCCGTTGGGGAGGGAGCCTAAAAGCCGTAATTGACCGTGCTGAACAAGAAGCAACTGCTCTTGCCAGTGGCGGCGTAGATGGCATTATTGTCGAGAACTTTTTCGACGCGCCATTTACGAAAAACCAAGTAGACCCAGCCGTTGTGAGTGCGATGACGGTGGTAGTGCAGAGGATACAAAATTTAGTAACCTTGCCGATAGGTTTAAATGTATTGCGGAATGATGCCAAAAGTGCGATCGCGATCGCCAGTTGTGTGCGGGCGCAATTTATCCGAGTGAATGTGTTAACTGGAGTCATGGCCACTGACCAAGGATTAATTGAAGGTGAAGCCCACCAATTATTGCGCTATCGGCGAGAATTAGGCTCTGATGTCAAAATTTTGGCAGATGTTTTAGTCAAGCACGCCCGGCCTTTAAGTTCACCTAATTTAACAGTTGCGGTTCAAGACACAATTGAACGCGGTTTAGCAGACGCAGTAATTTTATCTGGCTGGGCGACAGGTAGTCCTCCCACCGAGGAAGATTTAGAACTAGCGAGCGGTGCAGCCAAAGGCACACCAGTATTTATCGGTAGTGGAGCCGACTGGGAAAATGTTGCTACACTGTTGCAGGCAGCAGATGGGGTGATAGTTTCCAGTTCCTTAAAACGTCATGGTCGCATTGAGCAACCAATTGATCCGATTCGCGTCAGTCAATTTGTTGAAGCAGCCCATCGCACTTGGAACTCTAAAAGCCCCAGCAAATCAACCCAACAAATAAAGTTACATTCTTAG
- a CDS encoding ferredoxin, which translates to MTNITQPSNSGASSQASTHRCVRVCQNRTCKKQGAAKVLEALANLPAPADVTVTASSCLGQCGNGPMVLVLPDMVWYSGVQADEVPLFVEQHLRCGERVKQMLYYRFHPQG; encoded by the coding sequence ATGACAAACATCACTCAACCATCAAATTCAGGGGCTAGTAGTCAAGCATCTACTCACAGGTGTGTGCGGGTGTGCCAAAATCGCACCTGTAAAAAGCAAGGCGCAGCTAAGGTTTTAGAAGCTTTGGCAAATTTACCAGCCCCCGCAGATGTGACTGTAACAGCTAGTAGTTGTTTGGGACAATGCGGTAACGGGCCGATGGTGTTGGTTCTACCGGATATGGTTTGGTATAGCGGTGTGCAAGCCGATGAAGTACCTCTATTCGTAGAACAACATCTACGCTGTGGTGAAAGAGTCAAACAGATGCTTTATTATCGGTTTCATCCTCAAGGATAA
- a CDS encoding sulfonate ABC transporter substrate-binding protein, translating to MTSLIFRYLIDRWRSLIQFLNLSLQKSPRLRFHTTPLPIAGAFITGLCLSLLFAACSSPSNVSTPNASANPVSNSAPQEAKVIRFGYQKSLILLKTKGVLEKRFAPEGKSVEWIEFPAGPQLLEAMNVGSIDFGHVGESPPIFAQAAGAALTYVAGIAPSPAGSAILVPENSPIKQLSDLKGKKIAFQKGSSAHLLLVQALEKGGVKYSEIEPKYLPPADARAAFVKGSIDAWVIWDPFYAAAQKATNARVLVDGTGINKQGGYYIGSRKFVTENPQSVKAILEEIQKLEEWSAQNRDEVAQTLAPVLGIDLETMKKATSRRSFGVVPIDDNLINLQQGVADTYYQLKLIPKEVKVRDALLTKEQYAAFSPKT from the coding sequence ATGACTAGCTTGATATTTCGCTACTTAATTGATCGGTGGCGATCGCTAATTCAATTTCTCAATCTATCCTTACAAAAATCTCCCAGATTGCGCTTTCATACTACACCTTTGCCCATAGCTGGAGCTTTCATTACAGGTCTTTGTTTGAGTTTGTTGTTTGCAGCTTGCTCATCACCATCTAATGTGAGTACTCCTAATGCTAGTGCCAATCCAGTTAGCAATTCAGCACCTCAAGAAGCTAAGGTAATCAGATTTGGTTATCAAAAATCCCTGATTTTGCTGAAGACTAAAGGAGTGTTAGAAAAGCGATTTGCGCCAGAAGGAAAATCTGTAGAATGGATTGAATTTCCTGCCGGGCCACAACTACTAGAAGCGATGAATGTTGGTAGTATTGACTTTGGTCATGTCGGCGAATCTCCACCAATCTTTGCTCAAGCCGCAGGTGCCGCATTGACCTATGTGGCTGGTATTGCACCTAGTCCAGCAGGTTCAGCAATTCTTGTCCCAGAAAATTCTCCCATTAAGCAACTGAGTGACCTAAAAGGTAAAAAAATCGCCTTTCAAAAAGGTTCTAGCGCCCATTTATTACTAGTTCAAGCTCTAGAAAAAGGGGGAGTAAAATATAGTGAAATTGAGCCAAAATATTTACCACCCGCAGATGCACGAGCAGCTTTTGTCAAAGGTAGTATTGACGCTTGGGTAATTTGGGACCCGTTTTATGCAGCAGCCCAAAAAGCCACGAATGCTCGTGTACTTGTTGACGGCACAGGCATTAATAAGCAAGGGGGATATTATATCGGTAGCCGTAAGTTTGTCACCGAAAATCCTCAAAGTGTGAAGGCCATTTTAGAAGAAATTCAAAAACTAGAAGAATGGTCAGCACAAAATCGAGATGAAGTTGCCCAAACTCTTGCACCTGTATTGGGTATTGACTTAGAAACAATGAAAAAGGCAACTAGTAGACGTAGTTTTGGTGTAGTGCCAATTGATGACAATCTCATCAATCTACAACAAGGAGTTGCTGATACCTATTATCAACTCAAGTTAATTCCTAAAGAGGTGAAGGTTAGAGATGCACTTTTAACCAAAGAACAATATGCGGCATTTTCACCCAAGACGTAA
- a CDS encoding DUF5331 domain-containing protein, producing the protein MNIQQLRQSLKMKWLGYYQQNRPWLVKMRVWGNYHGLRRPSSGFILATLSVLEPEFEQMLSFMMDLNNNPDDIVTALGLNFNPDEELRLTNLDEAAPIKEFAENKSLEEQPVRSLATANDIIPQSPATIQHPENITSDSPQAHQPLPAFAVATNVSLKSSHKSRQNKPISALALATTVPNNGKTVALAVELPNYGKLMPRSIVVSRQTAVKSQTKTAPSLIETTEVSTNGKSLQNLKTQPLTHTHARSLASWVDEFCQGRG; encoded by the coding sequence ATGAATATTCAGCAGCTACGTCAATCATTAAAAATGAAGTGGCTGGGTTACTATCAACAAAATCGTCCCTGGCTAGTGAAAATGCGAGTTTGGGGAAATTATCATGGCCTGCGAAGACCATCATCTGGCTTTATTTTGGCGACTTTATCTGTTCTAGAACCAGAGTTTGAGCAGATGCTGAGTTTTATGATGGATCTGAATAATAATCCTGATGATATAGTGACAGCTTTGGGGCTGAATTTTAATCCTGATGAGGAGTTGCGTTTAACAAACTTAGATGAAGCTGCGCCGATAAAAGAGTTTGCTGAAAATAAATCGCTTGAGGAACAACCGGTGCGATCGCTCGCTACAGCTAACGATATCATTCCTCAATCTCCAGCTACCATCCAACATCCCGAAAACATCACTTCTGACTCGCCACAGGCGCACCAACCCTTACCAGCCTTTGCAGTTGCGACTAACGTGAGCCTCAAATCTTCTCATAAATCACGCCAAAATAAACCAATCTCAGCTTTAGCCTTGGCTACAACAGTTCCTAACAATGGTAAAACTGTCGCCCTAGCAGTGGAACTTCCTAATTATGGCAAACTAATGCCCAGAAGCATTGTAGTTTCTCGCCAAACAGCAGTAAAAAGTCAGACGAAAACCGCACCATCTTTGATTGAGACTACTGAAGTGTCTACTAATGGCAAATCACTACAAAATTTAAAAACTCAGCCTTTGACTCATACTCATGCCCGTAGTCTAGCTTCTTGGGTAGATGAATTTTGTCAAGGTAGAGGGTGA